A stretch of the Modestobacter marinus genome encodes the following:
- a CDS encoding pilus assembly protein TadG-related protein has protein sequence MRRLTRRRGAARLADERGAVAVLVALLIVPVLGLGAIAVDVAALYSDRAQLRNAADAAAIAVALDCARGNCGNTVATATAALTANAGSADAADATLGTPTVSAPSITSSGGSVTVTVRADQAHWFAPVLGQESTRVTASATAGWATTTRGRANFPLAISWCEYQAQIDLYPLTNKTAHRVNGRTLDSSCTGPNGGTVRGGYALTTPDSSSVCRTTSTLGATIAAYPQMYSSGMPSQCTNAYLASLIGSDILFPVWDSISASGAIHVHSYAAFHITGYDVYNYADPALYGWFTYAAQQSDATTDPTTTAPDLGARSVYLQG, from the coding sequence ATGCGGCGGCTGACCCGGCGGCGCGGTGCCGCCCGGCTGGCCGACGAGCGCGGGGCCGTCGCCGTCCTGGTGGCGCTGCTCATCGTGCCGGTGCTGGGCCTCGGCGCCATCGCGGTGGACGTCGCCGCGCTCTACTCCGACCGCGCCCAGCTGCGCAACGCCGCCGACGCCGCCGCGATCGCGGTCGCCCTGGACTGCGCCCGTGGGAACTGCGGCAACACCGTCGCCACGGCGACGGCGGCGCTGACCGCGAACGCCGGCTCCGCCGACGCCGCCGACGCCACGCTCGGCACCCCGACGGTGAGCGCACCGTCGATCACCAGCTCCGGCGGCTCGGTCACCGTGACCGTGCGCGCCGACCAGGCCCACTGGTTCGCCCCCGTGCTGGGCCAGGAGTCCACCCGGGTGACCGCCTCGGCCACCGCCGGCTGGGCGACGACCACCCGGGGCCGGGCCAACTTCCCGCTGGCCATCTCCTGGTGCGAGTACCAGGCGCAGATCGACCTGTACCCGCTGACGAACAAGACCGCGCACCGGGTCAACGGCCGGACCCTCGACTCGTCGTGCACCGGCCCGAACGGCGGCACGGTCCGGGGCGGCTACGCGCTGACCACCCCGGACAGCTCGAGCGTCTGCCGGACGACGTCCACCCTCGGCGCCACCATCGCGGCCTACCCGCAGATGTACAGCAGCGGGATGCCCTCCCAGTGCACCAACGCCTACCTGGCCAGCCTGATCGGCAGCGACATCCTCTTCCCGGTCTGGGACTCGATCAGCGCCAGCGGTGCCATCCACGTGCACAGCTACGCGGCGTTCCACATCACCGGATACGACGTCTACAACTACGCCGACCCGGCCCTGTACGGCTGGTTCACCTACGCGGCGCAGCAGTCCGACGCCACCACCGACCCCACCACGACAGCGCCCGACCTGGGCGCCCGCTCCGTCTACCTGCAGGGATGA
- the cpaB gene encoding Flp pilus assembly protein CpaB: MTTMRRVLAALTALALAAFGAFVLVSYVRNADARAAAGAQLVPVLVVDADVPAGTPVADLTDQVSTAQVPARLKATGSLDDLAAVAGLTTTVDLLAGEQVMAARFADPAVIAAAQGIVDLDEGTQEVSLTLELQRAVGAVLAPGDRVGVFVSRPGVDPATSTPTAVTDLAVGDVLVTRVGGGPTGPDAGAVTGALQTVTVTLGLTEADARAVIAGMEQESVWLSLQSAAGSAEGVVTSTTTTNTITDAGADE; encoded by the coding sequence ATGACCACCATGCGTCGCGTGCTCGCCGCCCTCACGGCCCTCGCCCTGGCCGCCTTCGGCGCCTTCGTCCTCGTCAGCTACGTCCGCAACGCCGACGCCCGCGCCGCGGCCGGTGCCCAGCTGGTGCCGGTGCTCGTCGTGGACGCCGACGTGCCGGCCGGCACCCCGGTGGCCGACCTCACCGACCAGGTCTCCACCGCCCAGGTGCCGGCGCGGCTGAAGGCCACCGGGTCGCTGGACGACCTGGCCGCGGTCGCGGGCCTGACCACCACGGTCGACCTGCTCGCCGGGGAGCAGGTCATGGCCGCCCGGTTCGCCGACCCGGCGGTGATCGCCGCCGCCCAGGGGATCGTCGACCTCGACGAGGGCACCCAGGAGGTCAGCCTCACGCTGGAGCTCCAGCGGGCCGTGGGCGCCGTCCTGGCGCCCGGGGACCGGGTGGGCGTCTTCGTCAGCCGGCCCGGCGTCGACCCGGCGACCAGCACCCCGACCGCCGTGACCGACCTGGCCGTGGGCGACGTGCTGGTGACCCGGGTCGGCGGTGGGCCGACGGGGCCCGACGCCGGCGCCGTCACCGGCGCGCTGCAGACGGTCACCGTCACCCTCGGCCTCACCGAGGCCGATGCGCGGGCGGTCATCGCCGGCATGGAGCAGGAGAGCGTGTGGCTGTCGCTCCAGTCCGCGGCCGGTTCTGCCGAAGGAGTGGTCACGAGCACCACCACCACGAACACCATCACGGACGCGGGAGCAGACGAGTGA
- a CDS encoding AAA family ATPase, whose product MSRVLTIGVDDDLAAAFRANGGAVLALGPAAATDGTALGLLGDADAPALLALGAEVPLPAALALAGQAEVVSSGTSVVLVAFADPDLWKEAMRAGVRDVLSPHADATEIQAVLARATGLAEARRSAPAPVGTPPAPSRRVVVVASPKGGVGKTTVATNLAVGLAAAEPGSTVLVDLDVQFGDVAGALALVPQYTLPDAVLGAASNDPLVLKTYLGRHRSGSYVVAGSDSPVAGDGVSPADVGRLLDMLGREFRYVVVDTAPGLTDHTLTALERATDLVLIGSMDVPGVRGLRKELDVLGQLGLVPARRHLVLNGTDSSGGLEMEDVERTVGGPLDLVLPRHKAVPLSTNTGVPLLEAGGKDPVTRGLRTLVDRIAPPAAPVRGRRARRRAGAR is encoded by the coding sequence GTGAGCAGGGTCCTGACCATCGGCGTCGACGACGACCTGGCTGCGGCGTTCCGCGCCAACGGCGGCGCCGTCCTCGCCCTCGGCCCCGCGGCGGCCACCGACGGCACGGCGCTCGGCCTCCTCGGCGACGCCGACGCCCCCGCCCTGCTGGCGCTCGGCGCGGAGGTCCCGCTGCCGGCCGCCCTGGCGCTGGCCGGGCAGGCCGAGGTCGTCTCCTCCGGCACGAGCGTGGTGCTGGTCGCCTTCGCCGACCCCGACCTGTGGAAGGAGGCGATGCGGGCAGGGGTGCGGGACGTGCTCTCCCCGCACGCCGACGCCACCGAGATCCAGGCCGTGCTGGCCCGGGCCACCGGCCTGGCCGAGGCCCGCCGGTCCGCGCCGGCCCCGGTCGGCACCCCGCCGGCGCCGAGCCGCCGGGTGGTCGTCGTCGCCTCGCCGAAGGGCGGGGTCGGCAAGACGACCGTGGCCACCAACCTCGCCGTCGGGCTGGCCGCGGCCGAGCCCGGCTCCACCGTCCTCGTCGACCTCGACGTGCAGTTCGGCGACGTCGCCGGTGCGCTGGCGCTGGTGCCGCAGTACACGCTGCCGGACGCCGTGCTGGGGGCGGCGAGCAACGACCCGCTCGTGCTCAAGACCTACCTCGGCCGGCACCGCTCCGGTTCCTACGTGGTGGCCGGCAGCGACTCGCCGGTCGCCGGGGACGGGGTCAGCCCCGCCGACGTCGGCCGGCTGCTGGACATGCTCGGCCGGGAGTTCCGGTACGTCGTCGTCGACACCGCGCCCGGCCTGACCGACCACACGCTGACCGCCCTCGAGCGGGCCACCGACCTGGTGCTGATCGGCAGCATGGACGTGCCCGGCGTGCGCGGCCTGCGAAAGGAGCTCGACGTGCTCGGCCAGCTCGGGCTGGTGCCCGCCCGCCGGCACCTCGTGCTCAACGGCACCGACTCCTCCGGTGGCCTGGAGATGGAGGACGTCGAGCGGACCGTCGGCGGGCCGCTGGACCTGGTGCTGCCGCGGCACAAGGCCGTCCCGCTGTCGACGAACACCGGCGTCCCGCTGCTCGAGGCGGGCGGCAAGGACCCGGTCACCCGGGGCCTGCGGACCCTCGTCGACCGCATCGCACCGCCGGCCGCCCCGGTGCGCGGCCGGCGGGCACGCCGCCGGGCCGGTGCCCGGTGA
- a CDS encoding CpaF family protein: MSLTERMALVRGEQPGPATDGDVRVLPAQDRPAPPPAGLAARVSRAAAAGPAAAGPARPGGVDTLTQLKDRASRALFERLGSKLADADIADEQLHAMVRADLRRVIAFEQTPLSDEDRQRLIRELTDEVLGYGPLQPLLDDPSVTEVMVNGPETVYVEQGGRILRTTARFASEEHLRRVIERIVSRVGRRIDESSPLVDARLPDGSRVNAIIPPLAFSGSSLTIRKFARQPLQIADLIGYGTLTAELAELLRGCVQARLNVIVSGGTGTGKTTLLNVLSSFIPETERIITIEDAVELQLQQEHVVRLESRPVNIEGKGAISIRDLVRNSLRMRPDRIVVGEVRGGESLDMLQAMNTGHDGSLSTVHANSPRDAVARLETLVLMAGMDLPLRAVREQVASAVDLIVQVSRLRDGSRRVTRVTEVLGMEGDTVTLQDVFVFDQAAGLGADGRVSGQAVPTGVRPHFLDRLADQGISLPPGVLGPDRSGRTGGRH, encoded by the coding sequence GTGAGCCTCACCGAGCGGATGGCGCTGGTCCGCGGCGAGCAGCCCGGCCCGGCCACCGACGGCGACGTCCGGGTGCTGCCCGCACAGGACCGGCCGGCGCCCCCGCCGGCCGGCCTGGCCGCGCGGGTGTCCCGGGCGGCCGCCGCCGGCCCGGCCGCGGCCGGGCCGGCGCGCCCCGGGGGCGTCGACACCCTCACCCAGCTCAAGGACCGGGCCAGCCGCGCCCTGTTCGAGCGGCTGGGCAGCAAGCTCGCCGACGCCGACATCGCCGACGAGCAGCTGCACGCCATGGTGCGGGCGGACCTCCGCCGGGTCATCGCCTTCGAGCAGACCCCCTTGTCGGACGAGGACCGGCAGCGGCTGATCCGCGAGCTGACCGACGAGGTGCTCGGGTACGGGCCGCTGCAGCCGCTGCTCGACGACCCGTCGGTCACCGAGGTCATGGTCAACGGCCCCGAGACGGTCTACGTCGAGCAGGGCGGGCGGATCCTGCGCACGACGGCCCGGTTCGCCTCCGAGGAGCACCTGCGCCGGGTCATCGAGCGGATCGTGTCGCGCGTCGGCCGACGGATCGACGAGTCCTCACCGCTGGTGGACGCCCGGCTGCCCGACGGCTCCCGCGTCAACGCGATCATCCCGCCGCTGGCCTTCAGCGGCTCCTCGCTGACCATCCGCAAGTTCGCCCGTCAGCCGCTGCAGATCGCCGACCTCATCGGGTACGGCACGCTGACCGCCGAGCTGGCCGAGCTGCTGCGCGGCTGCGTCCAGGCCCGGCTCAACGTCATCGTCTCCGGCGGCACGGGCACCGGGAAGACGACGCTGCTCAACGTGCTCTCCTCCTTCATCCCGGAGACCGAGCGGATCATCACCATCGAGGACGCCGTGGAGCTGCAGCTGCAGCAGGAGCACGTGGTCCGCCTGGAGTCCCGCCCGGTGAACATCGAGGGCAAGGGCGCGATCAGCATCCGCGACCTGGTGCGCAACTCGCTGCGGATGCGGCCGGACCGGATCGTCGTCGGTGAGGTCCGCGGCGGGGAGAGCCTGGACATGCTGCAGGCGATGAACACCGGCCACGACGGCTCGCTGTCCACGGTGCACGCCAACTCCCCGCGCGACGCCGTCGCCCGGCTGGAGACGCTGGTGCTGATGGCCGGCATGGACCTGCCGCTGCGCGCCGTGCGCGAGCAGGTGGCCTCCGCCGTCGACCTCATCGTCCAGGTGTCCCGGCTGCGCGACGGCTCCCGCCGGGTCACCCGGGTCACCGAGGTGCTGGGCATGGAGGGGGACACGGTCACCCTGCAGGACGTCTTCGTCTTCGACCAGGCCGCCGGCCTCGGCGCCGACGGCCGGGTTAGCGGTCAGGCCGTGCCGACGGGCGTGCGCCCGCACTTCCTGGACCGGCTGGCCGACCAGGGCATCTCCCTCCCGCCCGGCGTGCTCGGGCCGGACCGGTCCGGCCGGACGGGCGGGCGGCACTGA
- a CDS encoding type II secretion system F family protein, which translates to MDALTWAGVAAGVLAVGVVLGLLLVPSRPRVESTRLDPTAPPVPRGGAAVVAGGVRVGDRLLVRLGRRDALAAALERAGVQRPPGQVLLLLLGGVVAGDVLGGLVWGLVGGLLLTPLVPLGVVAVLRVRARRRQVRFADQLDDTLRLMSSSLRAGHSVLRSLEVLSHETAHPTAEEFARVLNEVRVGRDLVSALAEVAERTGSADFGWVAQAVAIHREVGGNLAEVLDRVGTTIRDRTQLRRQARALSAEGRASATVLLALPVVLGGGMALVSPAYMGRLTASPTGLLLLGVAGSLLVVGAVWVRRVVTVRF; encoded by the coding sequence ATGGACGCACTCACCTGGGCCGGCGTGGCCGCCGGGGTGCTCGCGGTCGGCGTGGTGCTCGGCCTGCTGCTCGTGCCCAGCCGACCGCGGGTGGAGAGCACCCGGCTGGACCCCACCGCACCTCCGGTGCCGCGGGGCGGGGCAGCGGTCGTCGCGGGCGGTGTCCGGGTCGGTGACCGGTTGCTGGTCCGGCTGGGACGGCGGGACGCCCTCGCGGCCGCCCTGGAGCGGGCCGGTGTGCAGCGCCCCCCGGGGCAGGTGCTCCTGCTCCTGCTGGGCGGGGTCGTGGCCGGGGACGTGCTGGGTGGCCTGGTGTGGGGCCTCGTCGGCGGGCTCCTGCTGACGCCGCTGGTGCCTCTCGGGGTGGTCGCGGTGCTGCGGGTGCGTGCCCGGCGCCGCCAGGTGCGCTTCGCCGACCAGCTCGACGACACGCTGCGGCTGATGAGCAGCAGCCTGCGCGCCGGGCACAGCGTCCTCCGCTCCCTGGAGGTCCTGTCCCACGAGACCGCGCACCCCACGGCGGAGGAGTTCGCCCGCGTGCTCAACGAGGTGCGGGTGGGTCGTGACCTGGTCTCGGCGCTGGCCGAGGTGGCCGAGCGCACCGGCAGTGCCGACTTCGGCTGGGTCGCCCAGGCGGTGGCCATCCACCGCGAGGTGGGCGGCAACCTGGCCGAGGTGCTCGACCGGGTCGGCACGACGATCCGCGACCGCACCCAGCTGCGCCGCCAGGCCCGCGCGCTCTCCGCGGAGGGCCGGGCCTCGGCCACCGTCCTGCTGGCGCTGCCGGTCGTCCTCGGCGGCGGCATGGCCCTGGTCTCACCGGCCTACATGGGCCGGCTGACCGCGAGCCCCACCGGCCTGCTGCTGCTGGGCGTGGCCGGGTCGCTGCTGGTCGTCGGCGCCGTGTGGGTGCGCCGGGTCGTCACGGTGCGGTTCTGA
- a CDS encoding type II secretion system F family protein — translation MPLLVWAAVAALVLPLAVGTQLALTRTGRAAAVVRQNLTQGLVAPDPAAGTLEARRTGAGSALRTLTAESSARRVRQLLDVAGRPAGYTMTRVLWAKLWLPAAVVLAGGPWLAEAPSTLGVLALLAAVVVVHHLPEVALWGRGQERQQVIGRELPDVLDQMMIAVEAGLGFDAAFARAAATGRGVLAEELVRTQHDLTAGRPRRAAYDALAARTRVPDLRRFVGAVNQAETYGVPVADVLRVQADEMRVKRRLRAEEQAMKVPVKVTFPLLVCILPALLIVLLGPAALGLLDSLG, via the coding sequence ATGCCGCTCCTCGTGTGGGCCGCCGTTGCCGCCCTCGTCCTCCCGCTCGCCGTCGGCACCCAGCTGGCCCTCACCCGGACCGGGCGCGCGGCCGCCGTCGTCCGGCAGAACCTGACCCAGGGCCTCGTGGCACCCGACCCGGCAGCGGGCACGCTGGAGGCCCGCCGGACCGGGGCGGGCTCGGCGCTGCGCACCCTGACCGCGGAGTCCTCGGCCCGCCGGGTCCGGCAGCTGCTCGACGTGGCCGGCCGGCCGGCCGGCTACACCATGACCCGGGTGCTCTGGGCGAAGCTGTGGCTCCCTGCCGCCGTGGTGCTGGCCGGCGGGCCCTGGCTGGCCGAGGCGCCGAGCACCCTCGGGGTGCTCGCGCTGCTGGCCGCCGTGGTCGTCGTCCACCACCTGCCCGAGGTGGCCCTGTGGGGCCGCGGTCAGGAACGGCAGCAGGTGATCGGGCGCGAGCTGCCCGACGTCCTGGACCAGATGATGATCGCCGTGGAGGCCGGGCTCGGCTTCGACGCGGCCTTCGCCCGTGCGGCGGCCACCGGCCGCGGCGTGCTCGCCGAGGAGCTGGTGCGCACCCAGCACGACCTCACCGCCGGGCGGCCGCGGCGCGCGGCGTACGACGCGCTGGCCGCGCGCACCCGGGTGCCGGACCTCAGGCGCTTCGTCGGAGCCGTCAACCAGGCGGAGACCTACGGCGTCCCGGTGGCCGACGTGCTCCGCGTCCAGGCCGACGAGATGCGCGTCAAGCGCCGGCTGCGGGCCGAGGAGCAGGCGATGAAGGTGCCGGTGAAGGTCACCTTCCCGCTGCTGGTCTGCATCCTGCCCGCGCTGCTCATCGTCCTGCTGGGCCCCGCGGCCCTCGGCCTCCTCGACTCCCTCGGCTGA
- a CDS encoding Cache 3/Cache 2 fusion domain-containing protein produces MRFPSPRGSAPVPGDVAPPAGGPAVVALRPAVPARTRRAPEQDDSMAAAAQQAGVLSSASREVSDTSQQAAGSLTELRSAIADISSSATQASAVAEEAVRDARAVDERIAALQEASESITQMVRLISAISQQSRFLALNAYVEAARAGDVGRGFAVVADEVKELASRTAQAAEDIGAQIEAVQSETRQAVTAIGRITGTLSSIADAQDAIAAAVAQQRAATDRVVDNVDRAASGSVRITQAVAELADSQRLVYVRRALTLAEDLLDEAGGIDLGSGRRSVTVTDQATSATRTVGLPELLLGGQVLAWDDDPRHPSPLVDDVVAQVGGTCTLFQRLDDAGAMVRVATTVVNPQGRRNIGTALSPTGADGSPNPVLAAVLDGRVYTGPATVAGRPYFTAYAGVRSSAGALIGMLYVGLPIDAP; encoded by the coding sequence GTGCGCTTCCCGTCCCCGCGGGGCTCGGCACCGGTGCCCGGCGACGTCGCGCCCCCGGCCGGCGGGCCGGCAGTCGTCGCCCTGCGTCCGGCGGTGCCCGCCCGCACCCGGCGCGCGCCCGAGCAGGACGACAGCATGGCCGCCGCCGCCCAGCAGGCCGGCGTCCTGTCCTCGGCCAGCCGCGAGGTGTCCGACACCTCCCAGCAGGCCGCCGGGTCGCTGACCGAGCTGCGGTCGGCGATCGCGGACATCTCCTCGAGCGCGACGCAGGCCTCGGCGGTCGCGGAGGAGGCCGTGCGGGACGCCCGCGCGGTCGACGAGCGGATCGCCGCGCTGCAGGAGGCCAGCGAGTCGATCACCCAGATGGTGCGGTTGATCTCGGCGATCAGCCAGCAGAGCCGGTTCCTGGCTTTGAACGCCTACGTCGAGGCGGCACGCGCCGGCGACGTGGGCCGGGGGTTCGCCGTGGTGGCCGACGAGGTCAAGGAACTGGCCAGCCGCACCGCCCAGGCCGCCGAGGACATCGGCGCGCAGATCGAGGCGGTGCAGTCCGAGACCCGGCAGGCGGTCACCGCGATCGGCCGGATCACCGGCACGCTGAGCTCCATCGCCGACGCGCAGGACGCGATCGCCGCCGCTGTCGCGCAGCAGCGCGCCGCCACCGACCGGGTGGTGGACAACGTCGACCGGGCGGCCAGCGGGTCGGTCCGGATCACCCAGGCGGTCGCCGAGCTGGCCGACAGCCAGCGGCTGGTCTACGTGCGCCGCGCGCTGACCCTGGCCGAGGACCTGCTCGACGAGGCCGGCGGGATCGACCTGGGCAGCGGGCGCCGTTCGGTGACGGTGACCGACCAGGCGACCTCGGCGACCCGCACCGTCGGGCTGCCCGAGCTGCTGCTCGGCGGCCAGGTGCTGGCGTGGGACGACGACCCGCGGCACCCGTCACCGCTGGTCGACGACGTGGTGGCCCAGGTCGGTGGCACCTGCACGCTGTTCCAGCGGCTGGACGACGCCGGCGCCATGGTCCGGGTGGCGACCACGGTGGTGAACCCGCAGGGCCGGCGGAACATCGGCACCGCCCTCTCCCCCACCGGCGCCGACGGCAGTCCGAACCCGGTGCTGGCCGCGGTGCTCGACGGCCGGGTCTACACCGGCCCGGCCACCGTCGCGGGCAGGCCCTACTTCACCGCGTACGCCGGCGTGCGTTCCTCCGCCGGTGCGCTGATCGGCATGCTCTACGTGGGCCTGCCGATCGACGCGCCCTGA
- a CDS encoding sensor histidine kinase — MHAPPAPRGPAPFRHDVVLHSSPEELAAVAVPFLRAGLEAGDAAVITTRDSSAAVLRDALGDDDRVHVLPRHEVYAARTPAAITAYRRLVERETGGGPGRLRVVGETDFGPTPREWLEWQRYEAVLNEAMRSSPTWGLCAYDVGRLPEELIDCGLRTHTHLVTAEGRRPNPGFTEPADYLRALPVPEEPLEATEALLRVDDARDFAGLRHAVGAQLAQLDGPRDAMEDLHLAIDEMAANAVRHGGPPVRLRLWASADRVVCTISDGGVGMDDPFAGYGPAHGEDLSHGGMGLWLARQLCDHVDVVDGRDGLTVRLTTRLH; from the coding sequence GTGCACGCACCACCTGCCCCGCGGGGTCCGGCCCCGTTCCGGCACGACGTGGTCCTGCACAGCTCCCCCGAAGAACTCGCCGCCGTCGCCGTCCCCTTCCTGCGGGCCGGCCTGGAGGCCGGCGACGCGGCCGTCATCACGACCCGTGACTCCTCGGCCGCGGTCCTGCGGGACGCCCTGGGCGACGACGACCGGGTCCACGTGCTGCCCCGGCACGAGGTGTACGCGGCCCGCACCCCGGCGGCGATCACCGCCTACCGCCGGCTCGTCGAGCGGGAGACCGGCGGCGGCCCCGGGCGACTGCGGGTGGTCGGCGAGACCGACTTCGGCCCGACGCCGCGCGAGTGGCTGGAGTGGCAGCGTTACGAGGCGGTGCTCAACGAGGCGATGCGCTCCTCCCCGACCTGGGGGCTGTGCGCCTACGACGTCGGCCGGCTCCCCGAGGAGCTGATCGACTGCGGGCTGCGCACGCACACCCACCTGGTCACCGCCGAGGGCCGCCGGCCCAACCCGGGCTTCACCGAGCCGGCCGACTACCTGCGCGCCCTGCCCGTCCCGGAGGAACCGCTCGAGGCGACCGAGGCGCTGCTGCGGGTCGACGACGCACGGGACTTCGCCGGGCTGCGGCACGCGGTCGGGGCGCAGCTCGCCCAGCTCGACGGCCCCCGGGACGCGATGGAGGACCTGCACCTGGCCATCGACGAGATGGCCGCGAACGCGGTGCGTCACGGCGGGCCGCCGGTCCGACTGCGGTTGTGGGCGTCGGCAGACCGGGTGGTCTGCACGATCAGCGACGGCGGGGTCGGCATGGACGACCCGTTCGCCGGCTACGGCCCCGCCCACGGCGAGGACCTCTCCCACGGCGGCATGGGGCTCTGGCTCGCCCGGCAGCTGTGCGACCACGTGGACGTCGTCGACGGGCGCGACGGGCTGACCGTGCGGCTGACGACGCGACTGCACTGA